From the Maridesulfovibrio frigidus DSM 17176 genome, one window contains:
- a CDS encoding DUF2290 domain-containing protein → MSKLSLQIFSDMRSTLNFLAAKNLCFFYIDPIKTSHVGVELITWPNHESGGASKESYFGSFEQYRSFIVNGSYHALLFDGSLIRASFKVFENELLAHSLWYWPCPFLLDEDDFEDGPPLDVVDAYCEDKNWHKYIKMRTPIRFDYDTINASLAHPLSHMHFQNSDCRLKVNSPMCFNQFVKFIFDHFYPKRAPLCEDWKHFSNCFKKMQLPPEAHFMTKDRHFLGLESSNFPLE, encoded by the coding sequence ATGTCCAAACTTTCATTACAGATATTTAGTGATATGAGAAGCACATTGAATTTTTTGGCTGCAAAAAATCTCTGTTTTTTTTATATTGACCCAATCAAGACTTCTCATGTTGGGGTTGAGTTAATTACATGGCCTAACCATGAATCAGGTGGAGCTAGTAAGGAATCTTATTTCGGCAGTTTTGAACAATACAGAAGTTTTATAGTAAATGGAAGTTATCACGCTTTGCTCTTTGATGGTTCCTTAATTAGGGCTTCTTTTAAGGTCTTTGAAAATGAGCTGCTGGCTCATAGCTTGTGGTATTGGCCTTGTCCTTTTTTGTTGGACGAAGATGATTTTGAAGACGGTCCCCCTTTAGATGTCGTTGATGCATATTGTGAAGACAAGAATTGGCACAAATATATAAAAATGCGTACTCCCATTCGATTTGATTATGATACAATAAATGCTTCACTTGCCCATCCATTATCCCATATGCATTTTCAAAATTCAGATTGCCGTTTAAAAGTTAACTCTCCGATGTGTTTTAATCAGTTTGTTAAATTTATTTTTGATCACTTTTACCCCAAAAGAGCTCCATTATGCGAAGACTGGAAGCACTTCTCTAATTGTTTTAAAAAGATGCAATTACCTCCTGAGGCTCACTTTATGACGAAAGATAGACATTTTCTTGGCTTGGAATCATCAAATTTTCCGCTTGAGTGA